CGATCCGCGTGACGACCGCAGAGACCGAGGCGTCCATCTTCCTCAGGAACGTCTGCGGATAGACCCCGATCCAGAAGATCATCACGAGGATCGGCAGCAGGTAGGCCACCTCCCGCGCGTTCAGGTCCGTCATGTGCCGGTTTTCCTCGTTGGTGATCTTCCCGAACATCACCCGCTGGTACATCCAGAGCATATAGACCGCCGCCAGGATCACGCCGGAGGCGGCGAACACCGTCAGCAGCCGCGCGGTCTTGAAGGCGCCCAGCAGGATCAGGAACTCGCCGACGAAGCCGTTGGTGCCGGGAAGCCCGATCGAGGAGAGCGTCACGATCATGAAGACGGCGGCGAACAGCGGGGCGATCTTGGAGAGCCCCCCGAACTCCTCGATGAGGCGCGTATGCCGCCGTTCGTAGACGATCCCGACGATGAGGAAAAGCGCCCCGGTGGAGACACCGTGGTTGATCATCTGGAGGATGCCGCCCTCGATCCCCTGGAGGTTGAAGGCGAAAAGCCCGAGCATCACGAAGCCCAGGTGGGACACGGAGGAGTAGGCGACCAGCTTCTTCATGTCCTTCTGCACCATCGCAACGAGCGCGCCGTAGATGATCCCGATGACCGCCAGCCCGGAGATCACCGGCATCAGGTCGACCGCTGCCACGGGGAACAGCGGCATCGCGAACCGCAGGAACCCGTACGTCCCCATCTTGAGCAAGACCGCCGCCAGGATGACCGATCCCGCGGTGGGGGCGTCCACGTGGGCGTCGGGGAGCCACGTGTGGAAGGGGAACATCGGCACCTTGAAGGCGAACGCCAGCGCGAACGCGGCGAACATCCAGAACTGGAGCTTCACAGGGATGGTGAGGGCGTACATGGCCAGCAGGTCGGTGGAGTAGAGCCCGGTCACCTCGTAGTGGTGGAAATAGAGCGCGATGATGGCGACCAGCATGAGCACCGAGCCCGCGAAGGTGTACAGGAAGAACTTGATCGCCGAGTAGATGCGCCGGTCGCTCCCCCAGACCCCGATCAGGAAGTACATCGGGATGAGGACGGTCTCCCAGAAGACGTAGAACAGGAAGAGGTCGATCGCGAGGAACACCCCCACCATCCCGACCTCGAGGACCAGCATGAAGATCATGAACTCCTTCACGTGCTTCTCGACGGAGGTGTAGGTGGACAGGATGGTGATGGGCATGAGGAACGTGGTCAGCATCAGAAGCCACAAGGAGATGCCGTCCACCCCCACGTGGTAGCTGATCCCGTACTGCGGGATCCAGGGGGCCTTCTGGACGAACTGCATCGCGGCGGTCGACCCGTCGAACAGGATCGCCACCGGAAGGGACAGAAGAAACTCCGCGAGCGTCACGGCGAAGGTCACGTTGCGCAGGAGCCGGGGGTTTTCCCTCGGCAGGAAGACGAGCAGAAAGACCCCGGCGAGCGGGAGGAAGATCAACACGGAAAGCAGGTTCGTCATCAGGGCCTGGGAAACGGATGTCATCGGCACATGCTCCGGGAATCTCCCTTCGCCGTTCTCACGGCCAGATCAGGAACCCGACGAGGATCACCGCGCCCAGAAGCAGGGAAAGGGCGTAGTTCCCCACCACGCCGGTCTGCACGCGTCTTATCCTGTCGCCCGCCCCGCGCACCATCGTCGCGACGCCGTTCACGATCCCGTCGATGAACGTCGCGTCGAACGCCTCCCACAGCCAGATCGAGCCGTTCACGATCCTTCGCACGATGGCGGCGTCGTAGATCTCGTCGACGTAATACTTGTGGAACACCACGTCGTAGAGGCCCGGCACCCTGCCGGCGATCTCCTTCGGCTTCTCCGTGCGGACCCGGTACAGATAGTAGGCGAGCCCGATCCCGCACAGCGCCACGCCCACCGACCCGGCCATGAGCAGGTATTCGAGCGCCGCGGAGTGGTGCGCCCCTCCGTGGGCGGCCCCTTCGGCGGCATGGCCGAAGACGGGCGCAAGCCACTCCTCGAAATAGTTGTGTCCCCCCAGCGCCTCGGGGATGCCGATCCAGCCGCCCGCCACCGACAGGACGGCCAGGAGCATCAGCGGGACGGTCATCGAGTAGGGGGACTCGTGGACGTGCTTCTCCACCTCGGGGGCCATCCGCGACGGCCCGAAAAAGGTCAGAAAGATCAGGCGGAACATGTAGAAGGCCGTGATCCCCGCCGCGGCCGTCCCGACGAGCCACAAGCCGACGTGGCCGTGCCCGGAAGAGAAGGACTTCCACAGGATCTCGTCCTTGGAGAAAAATCCCGACAGGCCGGGAATCCCCGAGATCGCCAGCGTGGCGATGAACATCGTGGTGAAGGTGACGGGGAGGCGTTTCTTGAGCGACCCCATCTTCTGCATGTCCTGCTCCCCGGAGAGGGCGTGGATCACCGAGCCGGACCCCAAAAACAGCAGGGCCTTGAAGAAGGAGTGGGTCATCAGGTGGAAGATCCCGGCGGTGAACGCCCCGACCCCGCAGGCGAGGAACATGTACCCCAGCTGGGAGACGGTGGAGTACGCCAGCACACGCTTGATGTCGTTCTGACAGATCCCGATGGTGGCGGAGAAGATGGCGGTCGCCGCGCCCACGACGGCCACCAC
This Candidatus Deferrimicrobiaceae bacterium DNA region includes the following protein-coding sequences:
- a CDS encoding NADH-quinone oxidoreductase subunit M → MTSVSQALMTNLLSVLIFLPLAGVFLLVFLPRENPRLLRNVTFAVTLAEFLLSLPVAILFDGSTAAMQFVQKAPWIPQYGISYHVGVDGISLWLLMLTTFLMPITILSTYTSVEKHVKEFMIFMLVLEVGMVGVFLAIDLFLFYVFWETVLIPMYFLIGVWGSDRRIYSAIKFFLYTFAGSVLMLVAIIALYFHHYEVTGLYSTDLLAMYALTIPVKLQFWMFAAFALAFAFKVPMFPFHTWLPDAHVDAPTAGSVILAAVLLKMGTYGFLRFAMPLFPVAAVDLMPVISGLAVIGIIYGALVAMVQKDMKKLVAYSSVSHLGFVMLGLFAFNLQGIEGGILQMINHGVSTGALFLIVGIVYERRHTRLIEEFGGLSKIAPLFAAVFMIVTLSSIGLPGTNGFVGEFLILLGAFKTARLLTVFAASGVILAAVYMLWMYQRVMFGKITNEENRHMTDLNAREVAYLLPILVMIFWIGVYPQTFLRKMDASVSAVVTRIEAKRQAALTGRPAGEPLLTRYFDVGK
- the nuoL gene encoding NADH-quinone oxidoreductase subunit L, encoding MVGGILNYLWLVPALPLLGVIVNSAIAIFAERPLLLPEAGSEEHGHGASSHGAGQPMAPPYRKLVAFLGPAVVGASFVVSLLSVLALAARPAHDRLFVQVLFPWVTAGGFSAPAAFQLDPLSSVMILVVTGVGFLIHVYSVGYMSHEKAFARYFVYLNLFTFAMLLLVLGNNFLIMFVGWEGVGLCSYLLIGYWYEKKSAADAGKKAFIVNRVGDFGFLVAIFLIFWTFGTVDYTEVFARIPGLAESGVLTTGIATAITLLLFVGATGKSAQIPLYVWLPDAMEGPTPVSALIHAATMVTAGVYMVARTSALFLLAPASMAVVAVVGAATAIFSATIGICQNDIKRVLAYSTVSQLGYMFLACGVGAFTAGIFHLMTHSFFKALLFLGSGSVIHALSGEQDMQKMGSLKKRLPVTFTTMFIATLAISGIPGLSGFFSKDEILWKSFSSGHGHVGLWLVGTAAAGITAFYMFRLIFLTFFGPSRMAPEVEKHVHESPYSMTVPLMLLAVLSVAGGWIGIPEALGGHNYFEEWLAPVFGHAAEGAAHGGAHHSAALEYLLMAGSVGVALCGIGLAYYLYRVRTEKPKEIAGRVPGLYDVVFHKYYVDEIYDAAIVRRIVNGSIWLWEAFDATFIDGIVNGVATMVRGAGDRIRRVQTGVVGNYALSLLLGAVILVGFLIWP